ATGACGTTCTGAAACGCTTAGACATAAGCACCATAGATGTGGTTACGTTTTCTGGAAGTGGAGAACCCACGTTAAATTTGGAGCTTGGCAAAATCGCGGGCACGGTTAAAGAGAGAATTGGCGACGTTCCATTGGCTGTTCTCACAAACTCGTCACTCTTCTACAAAGAGAAGGTCAGAGAAAACCTCGCTTCCTTCGATATTGTTGTGGCGAAGCTGGACGCAGGTGATAACACAACTTTCCATGCCATCAACAGGCCAGTAGATGTAGCATTAAACGTTAAGACGGTAATGAGTTCCATCGAAAAGGTGAAGCACACTGTAAAGAGCGCTCTGGCTTTGGAGGTTATGCTGTTGCGTTCCGTTGACAATCGAGTAACTAACGTTGAAGGTAAGCCTCTGCAAGCTTTGTTAGATGCGATAATTAAGGTGAACCCTGACCAAGTGCAGCTGGGGGTACCCTATAGACCGCCATCTGAAAGTTTCGTTGAAATTCCGTCTCAGGAAGAAGTAGAACTGGTGTTTGAAGGGCTTGCGAAGCATTTCGAGAGAAACCAGTTGCGAGTCTACGGCTTCTATGATGAGCATGGTAAAGATGTAAGATGGCTTTTCCACAAGTCTTTAGAGCGGGAGGCCATCGAACTTTTAGAAAGGAGGCCCTGCAGCGTTGTTGACGTTTCTAAGTCTTTAGGGATCAGTCTTTCAACTGTAGCTAATCTTCTTGAGAGATTGGTAA
The Candidatus Bathyarchaeota archaeon genome window above contains:
- a CDS encoding radical SAM protein, with the protein product MSTVYGPVPSWRLGRSLGIDVVLPPKKCTFNCVYCQLGKTSVHVSNPKVLQGKLVDAETVRRDLDDVLKRLDISTIDVVTFSGSGEPTLNLELGKIAGTVKERIGDVPLAVLTNSSLFYKEKVRENLASFDIVVAKLDAGDNTTFHAINRPVDVALNVKTVMSSIEKVKHTVKSALALEVMLLRSVDNRVTNVEGKPLQALLDAIIKVNPDQVQLGVPYRPPSESFVEIPSQEEVELVFEGLAKHFERNQLRVYGFYDEHGKDVRWLFHKSLEREAIELLERRPCSVVDVSKSLGISLSTVANLLERLVSENLVAVEVRKGEKYYLKREDLRST